The Arachis hypogaea cultivar Tifrunner chromosome 14, arahy.Tifrunner.gnm2.J5K5, whole genome shotgun sequence genome has a segment encoding these proteins:
- the LOC112741930 gene encoding uncharacterized protein, translated as MCIAVFMWQAHTKYPFILLHNRDEFYYRPTEPLGWWAGDIILGGRDELGGGTWLGSTRDGRVAFLTNFREVESLPEPKTRGDLPLRFLQSKKSPQEFAEQIVEEAHVYNGFNLVCVDICSSTMVYVFNRPKPGYFSVTPGIHVLTNAALDAPWPKAERLRHSFKELVDRYGESEFPIKEMVEQLMTNTIKDEDGKLPGIHPPERERPMSSIFVKEDLTRYGTRSTSALLVKSNKEVSFYEKYLDKEQWRENTVAYQINET; from the exons ATGTGTATCGCAGTGTTCATGTGGCAAGCTCATACAAAATACCCCTTCATTCTCTTACACAACAGGGACGAATTCTATTACCG GCCCACAGAGCCGTTAGGATGGTGGGCCGGCGACATTATATTGGGCGGAAGGGATGAGCTCGGCGGTGGCACATGGTTGGGCTCCACCAGAGATGGAAGGGTGGCTTTCCTCACCAATTTCAGGGAAGTTGAAAGCCTTCCAGAACCCAAGACCAGGGGAGACTTGCCCCTCCGATTCCTTCAG AGTAAGAAGAGTCCTCAGGAGTTTGCAGAGCAAATTGTTGAAGAGGCACATGTATATAATGGCTTCAATCTAGTTTGTGTTGATATTTGCAGCTCAACCATGGTTTATGTCTTCAATAGGCCTAAGCCAGGTTATTTTTCTGTAACACCAGGAATTCATGTCTTGACAAATGCAGCCCTGGATGCTCCTTGGCCCAAG GCAGAACGACTGCGCCATAGTTTCAAGGAGCTTGTTGATCGCTATGGTGAAAGCGAATTTCCCATCAAAGAAATGGTTGAGCAACTAATGACAAACACGATTAAGGACGAGGATGGCAAGCTACCTGGGATTCATCCTCCAGAACGAGAACGCCCCATGAGTTCCATCTTTGTCAAAGAGGATTTG ACACGTTATGGCACTAGAAGCACTTCTGCATTGCTTGTGAAATCGAACAAAGAAGTTAGCTTCTACGAGAAATATCTGGATAAGGAGCAATGGAGAGAGAACACGGTGGCCTATCAGATAAATGAGACATAA
- the LOC112741931 gene encoding peroxisomal ATPase PEX1 isoform X1: MEFEVKLVAAIDNCFVSLPLPLIQTLQSTRSSPLPHILALELRSPTHPPNLWFVAWSGATSSSPSVIEVSKQFAECISLPNHGTVQVRAASNVAHASLVTIEPHTEDDWEVLELNSEQAEAAILNQVRIVHEGMRFPLWLHGHTVITFHVTSVFPKKAVVQLMPGTEVAVAPKRRNRLLDSAGDSHLESCDKEQTAKMLLRIQDPGVLCHTRTDVKGVELHMGLTSVAFVHPETAKHFSFNMLQPVSLVPRISKENANISKTNVLKSKGGSTGNEVENGNLTDKKQHRQAVVHLLFSESVAAGHVMLAKSLRLYLRAGLHTWVYLKAYDIIREKSIPSITFSPCQFKLLKQDSSAEKDGLDGHNNHMNGKLLAKSMSGDFVDPIDWSINNEVVAALSDESNCKAEEENANQSQNQKGIKSLVRLWYIAQLEAITSITGVEVNSLVMCSQTLLDFKLNCYNLGDNGRAPLPYNSSENSGKTAEVLFILTFGDEHLHHGKPNAYKVALGKSLKSINIGDLQLFEGMKLGDPVSIHSIEETASQEHISSNVSLLSWMEKPASDIINRILVLLSLKCGLWFGSCNLPLPGHVLVHGPPGSGKTSLSRAVAKSLENHKDILAHIVFVPCSKLSLEKVPIIRQELTNHVMEALNHAPSIVIFDDLDSIISTSDSEGSQPSTSVAGLSDILVNIIDEYREKRQKSCGFGPVAFIASIQSLEKLPQSLSSSGRFDFHIQLPAPAASERKAMLKHEIERRHLQCGEDILLDVAVKCDGYDGYDLEILVDRAVHAAVHRFLPSNAANNEHESPALLREDFSQAMHGFLPVAMRDITKSASDDGRSGWDDVGGLVDIRNAIKEMIELPSKFPKTFAQAPLRLRSNVLLYGPPGCGKTHIVGAAAAASSLRFISVKGPELLNKYIGASEQAVRDIFSKAAAAAPCLLFFDEFDSIAPKRGHDNTGVTDRVVNQFLTELDGVEILTGVFVFAATSRPDLLDAALLRPGRLDRLLFCDFPSWHERLEILTVLSRKLPMAHDIDLATVAKMTEGFSGADLQALLSDAQLAAVHEVLDNLGASAPGKAPVITDALLKANALKARPSVSEEEKRRLYSIYGQFLDSKRSVAAQSRDAKGKRATLA, translated from the exons ATGGAGTTCGAGGTGAAGCTTGTTGCCGCCATCGACAATTGCTTCGTCTCCCTTCCCCTCCCTCTCATCCAAACTCTCCAATCCACGCGCTCCTCTCCTCTCCCTCACATACTCGCCCTCGAGCTTCGTTCTCCCACCCACCCTCCCAACCTCTGGTTCGTCGCTTGGTCCGGCgccacttcttcttctccctccgtCATCGAG GTTTCGAAACAATTTGCGGAGTGCATTTCGTTGCCGAATCACGGTACTGTTCAGGTGAGAGCTGCTTCCAATGTGGCTCATGCTTCTCTTGTTACGATAGAGCCTCACACCGAGGATGATTGGGAGGTTTTGGAACTCAATTCCGAACAAGCTGAGGCTGCTATCCTCAACCAG GTCAGGATTGTTCATGAAGGGATGAGATTTCCTTTGTGGTTGCATGGTCACACCGTCATCACATTCCATGTCACTTCTGTTTTCCCGAAGAAAGCGGTGG TACAACTCATGCCAGGAACTGAAGTTGCCGTTGCTCCCAAAAGGCGCAATAGATTGTTGGATTCAGCAGGAGATTCACATCTAGAATCCTGTGATAAGGAACAAACTGCAAAGATGCTTCTCCGTATACAAGATCCAGGGGTATTATGTCATACCAGAACTGATGTCAAAGGTGTTGAGCTCCATATGGGGCTCACTTCTGTCGCTTTTGTTCACCCAGAAACAGCCAAGCACTTCTCTTTTAACATGCTTCAGCCAGTTTCCTTAGTACCAAGAATATCCAAGGAGAATGCCAATATTTCGAAAACCAATGTTTTGAAATCCAAAGGCGGGTCAACTGGCAATGAAGTTGAGAATGGAAATTTAACTGACAAGAAACAACATCGACAAGCTGTTGTTCATCTCTTATTTTCAGAATCTGTGGCTGCAGGGCATGTGATGTTAGCCAAGTCTCTTCGCCTCTATTTGAGAGCTGGCCTACATACAT GGGTTTATTTGAAAGCATATGATATCATTAGGGAGAAAAGTATTCCATCCATCACTTTTTCTCCTTGTCAATTCAAACTATTAAAGCAGGATAGTTCTGCTGAGAAAGATGGTCTGGATGGCCACAATAATCACATGAATGGAAAATTACTTGCGAAATCTATGTCAGGTGACTTTGTGGACCCTATAGATTGGTCAATTAACAATGAAGTTGTTGCAGCTCTTTCTGATGAATCCAACTGCAAAGCAGAGGAAGAGAATGCAAATCAGTCTCAGAATCAAAAGGGGATAAAGAGTCTTGTTCGGCTGTGGTATATTGCACAACTTGAGGCAATTACTTCTATTACGGGTGTAGAGGTTAATTCATTGGTCATGTGTAGCCAAACTTTGCTTGATTTCAAATTAAACTGTTATAACCTTGGGGATAATGGGAGAGCTCCCCTACCTTATAATTCTTCAGAGAATAGTGGCAAGACAGCTGAAGTGTTATTTATTTTGACTTTTGGGGATGAACATCTGCATCATGGGAAACCAAATGCATACAAAGTTGCTCTCGGTAAAAGCCTTAAAAGTATCAATATAGGCGATCTTCAGCTTTTTGAAGGGATGAAATTGGGTGATCCCGTGTCTATTCATTCTATCGAAGAGACAGCATCTCAAGAGCACATTAGTTCAAATGTATCTTTACTTAGCTGGATGGAGAAACCAGCTTCTGATATTATTAATC GGATATTGGTATTGTTATCTTTGAAGTGTGGTCTGTGGTTTGGTTCATGCAACTTGCCACTCCCTGGACATGTTTTAGTGCACGGACCACCA gGCTCTGGGAAAACTTCATTATCAAGGGCTGTAGCCAAATCCCTTGAGAATCATAAAGATATCTTAGCACACAT AGTTTTTGTGCCCTGCTCAAAACTTTCTTTGGAGAAGGTCCCAATAATTCGCCAAGAACTTACAAACCATGTAATGGAAGCTTTAAACCATGCGCCCTCCATCGTAATCTTTGATGATCTTGATAGCATAATTTCAACTTCTGATTCTGAAGGATCTCAGCCCTCAACGTCTGTTGCTGGACTCTCAGATATTTTGGTTAACATCATCGATGAATATAGG GAGAAGAGGCAAAAATCATGTGGATTTGGACCGGTAGCCTTCATAGCTTCCATACAGTCACTGGAGAAACTGCCACAGTCTTTGAGCTCTTCAG GACGCTTTGACTTCCACATACAGTTGCCAGCTCCTGCAGCTTCAGAGCGTAAAGCTATGTTGAAGCATGAAATTGAAAGGCGTCACTTGCAATGTGGTGAAGACATCCTACTGGATGTGGCTGTCAAATGTGATGGTTATGATGGCTATGATCTG GAAATATTAGTTGACAGAGCTGTCCATGCTGCTGTTCATCGATTTTTGCCATCAAATGCTGCCAATAATGAGCACGAGAGTCCTGCTTTACTAAGAGAGGATTTCTCCCAGGCAATGCATGGTTTTCTTCCAGTTGCAATGCGTGACATCACAAAATCTGCATCTGATGATGGTCGTTCTGGATGGGATGATGTGGGTGGCCTCGTTGACATCCGAAATGCTATTAAGGAG ATGATAGAGTTGCCATCAAAGTTTCCAAAAACTTTTGCGCAAGCACCATTGAGGTTGAGGTCAAACGTCCTTTTATATGGTCCTCCTGGTTGTGGCAAAACTCACATTGTGGGTGCTGCTGCGGCTGCTTCATCGCTTCGATTCATATCAGTGAAAGGACCAGAGCTGTTGAACAAGTATATTGGTGCTTCTGAACAAGCC GTTAGGGATATATTCTCtaaagcagcagcagcagctCCTTGCTTACTATTTTTTGATGAGTTTGATTCTATTGCTCCTAAGAGAGGGCATGACAATACTGGAGTAACTGATCGTGTCGTTAATCAA tttctgaCTGAGTTAGATGGTGTTGAGATTTTAACTGGTGTATTTGTATTTGCTGCTACAAG TAGACCGGATTTACTTGATGCGGCACTGCTGAGACCTGGTAGGTTAGATCGACTTCTTTTCTGTGATTTTCCATCTTGGCATGAGAGATTGGAAATTCTGACTGTTCTTTCTAGAAAG TTACCAATGGCGCATGATATAGATTTGGCCACAGTAGCTAAAATGACTGAGGGATTCAGTGGAGCTGACCTCCAAGCTCTCCTCTCAGATGCACAGCTCGCAGCAGTCCATGAAGTTCTGGACAATTTGGGTGCCTCTGCGCCGGGTAAAGCACCAGTTATTACAGATGCTTTACTGAAGGCCAATGCCTTGAAGGCTAGACCATCTGTTtcagaagaagagaaaaggagaCTCTACAGTATCTATGGCCAGTTCCTGGATTCAAAGAGATCTGTCGCTGCTCAG TCAAGGGATGCCAAAGGCAAGAGAGCAACTCTAGCGTGA
- the LOC112741931 gene encoding peroxisomal ATPase PEX1 isoform X2 has protein sequence MPGTEVAVAPKRRNRLLDSAGDSHLESCDKEQTAKMLLRIQDPGVLCHTRTDVKGVELHMGLTSVAFVHPETAKHFSFNMLQPVSLVPRISKENANISKTNVLKSKGGSTGNEVENGNLTDKKQHRQAVVHLLFSESVAAGHVMLAKSLRLYLRAGLHTWVYLKAYDIIREKSIPSITFSPCQFKLLKQDSSAEKDGLDGHNNHMNGKLLAKSMSGDFVDPIDWSINNEVVAALSDESNCKAEEENANQSQNQKGIKSLVRLWYIAQLEAITSITGVEVNSLVMCSQTLLDFKLNCYNLGDNGRAPLPYNSSENSGKTAEVLFILTFGDEHLHHGKPNAYKVALGKSLKSINIGDLQLFEGMKLGDPVSIHSIEETASQEHISSNVSLLSWMEKPASDIINRILVLLSLKCGLWFGSCNLPLPGHVLVHGPPGSGKTSLSRAVAKSLENHKDILAHIVFVPCSKLSLEKVPIIRQELTNHVMEALNHAPSIVIFDDLDSIISTSDSEGSQPSTSVAGLSDILVNIIDEYREKRQKSCGFGPVAFIASIQSLEKLPQSLSSSGRFDFHIQLPAPAASERKAMLKHEIERRHLQCGEDILLDVAVKCDGYDGYDLEILVDRAVHAAVHRFLPSNAANNEHESPALLREDFSQAMHGFLPVAMRDITKSASDDGRSGWDDVGGLVDIRNAIKEMIELPSKFPKTFAQAPLRLRSNVLLYGPPGCGKTHIVGAAAAASSLRFISVKGPELLNKYIGASEQAVRDIFSKAAAAAPCLLFFDEFDSIAPKRGHDNTGVTDRVVNQFLTELDGVEILTGVFVFAATSRPDLLDAALLRPGRLDRLLFCDFPSWHERLEILTVLSRKLPMAHDIDLATVAKMTEGFSGADLQALLSDAQLAAVHEVLDNLGASAPGKAPVITDALLKANALKARPSVSEEEKRRLYSIYGQFLDSKRSVAAQSRDAKGKRATLA, from the exons ATGCCAGGAACTGAAGTTGCCGTTGCTCCCAAAAGGCGCAATAGATTGTTGGATTCAGCAGGAGATTCACATCTAGAATCCTGTGATAAGGAACAAACTGCAAAGATGCTTCTCCGTATACAAGATCCAGGGGTATTATGTCATACCAGAACTGATGTCAAAGGTGTTGAGCTCCATATGGGGCTCACTTCTGTCGCTTTTGTTCACCCAGAAACAGCCAAGCACTTCTCTTTTAACATGCTTCAGCCAGTTTCCTTAGTACCAAGAATATCCAAGGAGAATGCCAATATTTCGAAAACCAATGTTTTGAAATCCAAAGGCGGGTCAACTGGCAATGAAGTTGAGAATGGAAATTTAACTGACAAGAAACAACATCGACAAGCTGTTGTTCATCTCTTATTTTCAGAATCTGTGGCTGCAGGGCATGTGATGTTAGCCAAGTCTCTTCGCCTCTATTTGAGAGCTGGCCTACATACAT GGGTTTATTTGAAAGCATATGATATCATTAGGGAGAAAAGTATTCCATCCATCACTTTTTCTCCTTGTCAATTCAAACTATTAAAGCAGGATAGTTCTGCTGAGAAAGATGGTCTGGATGGCCACAATAATCACATGAATGGAAAATTACTTGCGAAATCTATGTCAGGTGACTTTGTGGACCCTATAGATTGGTCAATTAACAATGAAGTTGTTGCAGCTCTTTCTGATGAATCCAACTGCAAAGCAGAGGAAGAGAATGCAAATCAGTCTCAGAATCAAAAGGGGATAAAGAGTCTTGTTCGGCTGTGGTATATTGCACAACTTGAGGCAATTACTTCTATTACGGGTGTAGAGGTTAATTCATTGGTCATGTGTAGCCAAACTTTGCTTGATTTCAAATTAAACTGTTATAACCTTGGGGATAATGGGAGAGCTCCCCTACCTTATAATTCTTCAGAGAATAGTGGCAAGACAGCTGAAGTGTTATTTATTTTGACTTTTGGGGATGAACATCTGCATCATGGGAAACCAAATGCATACAAAGTTGCTCTCGGTAAAAGCCTTAAAAGTATCAATATAGGCGATCTTCAGCTTTTTGAAGGGATGAAATTGGGTGATCCCGTGTCTATTCATTCTATCGAAGAGACAGCATCTCAAGAGCACATTAGTTCAAATGTATCTTTACTTAGCTGGATGGAGAAACCAGCTTCTGATATTATTAATC GGATATTGGTATTGTTATCTTTGAAGTGTGGTCTGTGGTTTGGTTCATGCAACTTGCCACTCCCTGGACATGTTTTAGTGCACGGACCACCA gGCTCTGGGAAAACTTCATTATCAAGGGCTGTAGCCAAATCCCTTGAGAATCATAAAGATATCTTAGCACACAT AGTTTTTGTGCCCTGCTCAAAACTTTCTTTGGAGAAGGTCCCAATAATTCGCCAAGAACTTACAAACCATGTAATGGAAGCTTTAAACCATGCGCCCTCCATCGTAATCTTTGATGATCTTGATAGCATAATTTCAACTTCTGATTCTGAAGGATCTCAGCCCTCAACGTCTGTTGCTGGACTCTCAGATATTTTGGTTAACATCATCGATGAATATAGG GAGAAGAGGCAAAAATCATGTGGATTTGGACCGGTAGCCTTCATAGCTTCCATACAGTCACTGGAGAAACTGCCACAGTCTTTGAGCTCTTCAG GACGCTTTGACTTCCACATACAGTTGCCAGCTCCTGCAGCTTCAGAGCGTAAAGCTATGTTGAAGCATGAAATTGAAAGGCGTCACTTGCAATGTGGTGAAGACATCCTACTGGATGTGGCTGTCAAATGTGATGGTTATGATGGCTATGATCTG GAAATATTAGTTGACAGAGCTGTCCATGCTGCTGTTCATCGATTTTTGCCATCAAATGCTGCCAATAATGAGCACGAGAGTCCTGCTTTACTAAGAGAGGATTTCTCCCAGGCAATGCATGGTTTTCTTCCAGTTGCAATGCGTGACATCACAAAATCTGCATCTGATGATGGTCGTTCTGGATGGGATGATGTGGGTGGCCTCGTTGACATCCGAAATGCTATTAAGGAG ATGATAGAGTTGCCATCAAAGTTTCCAAAAACTTTTGCGCAAGCACCATTGAGGTTGAGGTCAAACGTCCTTTTATATGGTCCTCCTGGTTGTGGCAAAACTCACATTGTGGGTGCTGCTGCGGCTGCTTCATCGCTTCGATTCATATCAGTGAAAGGACCAGAGCTGTTGAACAAGTATATTGGTGCTTCTGAACAAGCC GTTAGGGATATATTCTCtaaagcagcagcagcagctCCTTGCTTACTATTTTTTGATGAGTTTGATTCTATTGCTCCTAAGAGAGGGCATGACAATACTGGAGTAACTGATCGTGTCGTTAATCAA tttctgaCTGAGTTAGATGGTGTTGAGATTTTAACTGGTGTATTTGTATTTGCTGCTACAAG TAGACCGGATTTACTTGATGCGGCACTGCTGAGACCTGGTAGGTTAGATCGACTTCTTTTCTGTGATTTTCCATCTTGGCATGAGAGATTGGAAATTCTGACTGTTCTTTCTAGAAAG TTACCAATGGCGCATGATATAGATTTGGCCACAGTAGCTAAAATGACTGAGGGATTCAGTGGAGCTGACCTCCAAGCTCTCCTCTCAGATGCACAGCTCGCAGCAGTCCATGAAGTTCTGGACAATTTGGGTGCCTCTGCGCCGGGTAAAGCACCAGTTATTACAGATGCTTTACTGAAGGCCAATGCCTTGAAGGCTAGACCATCTGTTtcagaagaagagaaaaggagaCTCTACAGTATCTATGGCCAGTTCCTGGATTCAAAGAGATCTGTCGCTGCTCAG TCAAGGGATGCCAAAGGCAAGAGAGCAACTCTAGCGTGA
- the LOC112741932 gene encoding cyclin-T1-3 — protein sequence MAGLVSGELSHHGAPDGNSSRSSKDNQEETLGRWYMSRKEIEENSPSRKDGVDLKKETYLRKSYCTFLQDLGMRLKVPQVTIATAIIFCHRFFLRQSHAKNDRRTIATVCMFLAGKVEETPRPLKDVILVSYEIIHKKDPAAAQRIKQKDVYEQQKELILLGERVVLATLAFDLNVQHPYKPLVEAIKKFNVAKNALAQVAWNFVNDGLRTSLCLQFKPHHIAAGAIFLAAKFLKVKLPSDGEKVWWQEFDVTPRQLEEVSNQMLELYEQNRIPPSQGSEVEGSGGGATRSATKAPGSNEEQASKHTSSHPAPHHSSAENHVVVPRGTENQSNDGSAEMGSDITDHKADLEIRESRNSEQFPLKDNKREVTNRSKSGTERIVSGDQDRIVGTKEASEVGRRDDLGSHKYSSVGRNMELREGPVGHSPKEAMKMIDTDKVKAALEKRRKERGEITLKKDVMDEDDLIERELEDGVELAVEDEKNKRERRRNWSKLDEADHCDHEETGDGKHTSMKGQLQKDMDADNAEEGEMLDDASSLSNNRKRKMGSPPPGRQPEMKKRGTSSLSEDGNVKGRVGYDYEE from the exons ATGGCAGGACTTGTCTCTGGGGAACTGTCACATCATGGAGCACCTGATGGCAACTCTTCTAGAAGTTCTAAGGACAACCAGGAAGAAACACTGGGTCGCTGGTATATGTCCAGgaaagaaatagaggagaattccCCATCAAGAAAAGATGGAGTTGACTTGAAGAAAGAGACATATCTGCGCAAGTCATACTGTACATTCTTACAGGATTTAGGCATGAGACTTAAAGT GCCTCAGGTTACTATAGCTACAGCGATAATATTTTGTCATCGGTTCTTTCTTCGACAATCTCATGCAAAGAACGACAGAAGG ACCATTGCAACTGTCTGTATGTTCCTTGCTGGGAAGGTTGAAGAGACTCCTCGTCCATTGAAAGATGTTATTCTTGTTTCTTACGAGATCATTCACAAAAAGGATCCTGCAGCTGCACAAAGGATAAAACAGAAG GATGTATATGAGCAGCAGAAAGAACTAATTTTACTTGGAGAGAGGGTTGTACTGGCCACTTTAGCATTTGACCTGAATGTTCAACACCCCTATAAGCCCCTTGTCGAGGCTATAAAGAAGTTCAATGTTGCAAAGAATGCCCTTGCACAAGTGGCATGGAACTTTGTTAATGATGG GCTGAGGACATCGCTCTGCCTGCAATTTAAGCCACATCATATTGCAGCAGGTGCTATTTTCCTTGCTGCCAAGTTCCTGAAAGTGAAGCTTCCATCAGATGGGGAGAAGGTTTGGTGGCAAGAGTTTGATGTCACCCCACGTCAACTAGAGG AAGTTAGCAATCAAATGTTGGAACTCTATGAGCAGAATAGAATACCACCATCTCAAGGAAGTGAAGTAGAAGGAAGTGGTGGAGGGGCAACGAGATCTGCTACAAAAGCTCCTGGTTCGAATGAGGAGCAGGCCTCAAAACATACATCCTCACATCCAGCTCCGCATCACTCATCTGCAGAAAATCATGTGGTAGTACCTAGGGGAACAGAAAACCAAAGCAATGATGGGAGTGCAGAAATGGGCAGTGACATTACTGACCACAAGGCTGACCTGGAAATAAGAGAGTCCCGGAACTCTGAACAGTTTCCTCTGAAAGATAACAAGAGAGAAGTAACAAATAGATCTAAATCTGGGACTGAACGCATAGTTTCAGGAGACCAGGATAGAATTGTTGGGACAAAGGAGGCTTCAGAAGTAGGAAGGAGGGATGATCTGGGTTCGCATAAGTATAGCAGTGTTGGTCGAAATATGGAGCTTCGTGAAGGTCCTGTTGGTCACTCACCCAAAGAAGCAATGAAGATGATTGACACAGACAAAGTGAAGGCTGCACTGGAAAAAAGGAGGAAGGAGCGAGGGGAAATAACCTTAAAGAAAGATGTCATGGATGAGGATGATCTCATTGAGAGGGAGCTCGAAGATGGCGTTGAATTAGCAGTTGAGGACGAGAAAAACAAGCGCGAGAGAAGACGGAACTGGTCTAAACTGGACGAGGCAGATCACTGTGACCATGAGGAAACCGGAGATGGTAAACACACAAGCATGAAGGGACAATTACAGAAAGATATGGATGCAGACAATGCAGAAGAGGGGGAGATGTTAGATGATGCTTCATCCCTGTCTAACAATCGCAAGAGAAAGATGGGAAGCCCTCCTCCGGGTAGGCAACCGGAGATGAAAAAGCGGGGTACTTCCAGTCTCTCTGAGGATGGAAATGTGAAAGGTAGAGTTGGCTATGACTATGAGGAATGA